The following coding sequences lie in one Vibrio sp. ED004 genomic window:
- the uhpB gene encoding signal transduction histidine-protein kinase/phosphatase UhpB, producing the protein MAGCAWFCLWVIAFYFINDPELAILLFPFSLRLGMTLHTRTHYWPAIYIAEWGLAIALALLLDEPQWLTILIASGLSIPATLIAKRYYYGDQNRHLLVMASLIMVTAFINVAVVGSHVPAVYMVWLVSITGGLMLVPMCYLVWNYLFQNKWAPLSSYLINNVVEFKIRHIALYSVLLVASILIQTSLPDELRRFAPFCMAIPIILLAVRYGWQGALLATMLNSVALIAAHSGTSKLEITDLLLSLSAQTITGILLGLAVQKQKDLNSKLRNELSRNQNLSRQLVTAEESVRRDIARELHDEIGQNITAIRTQASIIKRVDAAEMSVRCAGTIESLSLNVYDTTKRLLTKLRPKMLDDLDLKDSVEQLIREMEFSDHGVDIQLNWQGDYSCLSDTLKVTLFRLCQESLNNAHKYAQASEIRIELILDDQAYLQITDNGVGFTAQDLLKGMGVRGMQERVQALGGKMTINANGSSSGTNISVTLPKV; encoded by the coding sequence ATGGCTGGCTGTGCATGGTTCTGTTTGTGGGTTATTGCCTTCTATTTCATTAATGACCCCGAGTTAGCCATACTGCTTTTCCCATTCTCACTCAGGTTGGGAATGACGCTGCATACTCGCACTCACTACTGGCCTGCGATCTATATTGCAGAGTGGGGGCTTGCGATCGCTTTAGCTCTTCTACTTGATGAGCCTCAATGGCTGACGATACTCATCGCCAGTGGATTGAGCATCCCTGCCACGTTAATTGCCAAACGTTATTACTATGGTGACCAGAATCGTCACTTGTTAGTGATGGCGAGCTTAATCATGGTCACAGCATTCATTAATGTTGCCGTGGTGGGTTCTCATGTTCCGGCTGTTTATATGGTGTGGTTGGTGAGTATCACTGGCGGATTGATGTTAGTGCCGATGTGTTATCTGGTCTGGAACTACCTATTCCAAAACAAGTGGGCGCCACTGAGCTCTTACCTAATCAACAATGTCGTTGAGTTCAAAATCCGTCACATTGCTTTATACAGTGTGTTGCTGGTGGCCAGTATTTTGATACAAACCAGTTTACCTGATGAGCTAAGACGCTTCGCCCCATTCTGTATGGCCATCCCTATTATCTTGCTCGCCGTTCGTTACGGATGGCAAGGTGCTCTGCTTGCAACAATGCTAAATAGTGTTGCGCTGATTGCAGCTCACAGCGGAACATCCAAACTCGAAATTACCGACTTACTCTTGTCTCTATCTGCTCAAACTATTACGGGTATATTGCTTGGCCTTGCGGTTCAAAAGCAGAAAGATCTCAACTCGAAATTGCGTAATGAGCTCTCTAGAAATCAAAACTTGTCACGCCAGCTAGTAACAGCGGAAGAGTCGGTTCGTCGTGATATTGCGCGTGAACTGCATGATGAAATTGGCCAAAACATCACGGCAATTCGTACGCAAGCAAGCATTATTAAGCGCGTTGATGCCGCTGAAATGAGCGTTCGCTGTGCGGGTACGATTGAGTCATTGTCTTTGAATGTTTATGACACCACTAAACGCTTGCTAACAAAACTAAGACCTAAAATGTTGGACGACCTTGATCTTAAAGACTCCGTTGAACAGCTTATTCGAGAGATGGAGTTTTCGGATCATGGTGTTGATATCCAGTTAAATTGGCAAGGTGATTATTCATGCTTGAGTGACACGCTTAAGGTCACTCTCTTCCGTCTGTGTCAAGAATCTTTAAACAATGCTCATAAATATGCTCAAGCGAGCGAAATTAGAATTGAACTGATTCTAGATGATCAGGCTTATCTTCAGATCACAGACAATGGCGTTGGCTTTACAGCGCAAGACCTTCTCAAAGGAATGGGGGTTCGTGGTATGCAGGAGCGTGTTCAGGCGCTCGGCGGCAAGATGACAATCAACGCTAATGGCTCATCTTCGGGTACCAATATCAGCGTTACATTACCTAAAGTGTGA